The following proteins are co-located in the Pararhizobium capsulatum DSM 1112 genome:
- the tnpA gene encoding IS66-like element accessory protein TnpA: MDLVPIAGDEKVGPHSADDSHQHYAQGNAERARSGPLRVEVIIGEERRRRWSPEDKATITAASFVPGANISAVARQYGVSQGLLHYWRRCARERVSDGQEMCFVPVVKIEDERLQPSLDTKLTVRIEIHGACVVIEGGVDEQARRTVFSALRGLA, from the coding sequence ATGGATCTGGTGCCAATCGCGGGCGATGAGAAAGTTGGACCGCATAGTGCTGATGACAGTCATCAGCACTATGCGCAAGGTAATGCGGAGCGTGCTCGATCGGGTCCGCTTCGCGTCGAGGTTATCATCGGCGAAGAGCGCCGGCGTCGATGGAGCCCCGAGGATAAGGCGACGATTACGGCGGCGAGTTTTGTGCCTGGCGCCAATATCTCTGCGGTCGCACGTCAATACGGCGTCAGCCAAGGCTTGTTACACTACTGGCGCCGCTGCGCCCGCGAGCGCGTATCTGATGGGCAGGAGATGTGTTTCGTCCCTGTGGTAAAGATTGAAGACGAGCGGCTCCAGCCTTCTCTCGATACGAAGCTGACTGTGCGCATTGAGATTCATGGTGCTTGTGTCGTTATCGAAGGCGGCGTCGACGAGCAGGCACGACGGACGGTGTTCAGTGCGCTGCGAGGGTTGGCTTGA
- a CDS encoding IS701 family transposase, with the protein MTDHNENCVGSSDPVPHILRQWLSSFRPWFTAPSWEHLLVLVMGAILSPGKRTVSSCLRITGRAEAGNFSLYHQLLNRARWNPRTLASRLLSVVVARLVPAGPVIIGMDDTIERRWGPKIAARGIYRDPVRSSHGHFVKASGLRWLSFMVLAPVPWAKCIKALPVLTLLCPSERYDKKRGRKHKLLTDWARQGVLQLCRWLPGRDIIFVGDSSFAVHTLAAALPHKAILITRLRLDASLFAPPDQRHEHTLGRPAQKGMPQPKLKTILHHPKTVWQRITASSWYGRETNKSLDITSSTGLWYRRGTPPKLIRWVLVRDPSGRREPQAFMSTNTDLEPAQIIAYFVRRWQIEVTFAETRAHLGIETQRQWSGNAILRTTPSLLALYSLVTVWAGDVLSQKTRPYAAAWYKKTDLTFTDAMAAVRLVLWSDDLYRHSPSNPEMHKIPPGRLQRMAQALCFAA; encoded by the coding sequence ATGACCGATCATAATGAGAACTGCGTCGGGTCGAGTGATCCTGTTCCGCACATCCTTCGCCAGTGGCTGTCGTCGTTTCGTCCCTGGTTCACGGCACCCAGCTGGGAGCATCTGCTGGTCCTGGTGATGGGCGCGATCCTGTCTCCAGGCAAACGAACAGTATCGTCGTGTTTGCGGATCACCGGCCGCGCCGAGGCCGGCAATTTTTCCCTCTACCATCAGCTGCTTAATCGCGCGCGTTGGAACCCGCGCACACTGGCTTCGCGGCTGCTATCGGTTGTTGTCGCCCGCCTCGTACCTGCTGGCCCTGTCATTATCGGCATGGACGACACCATCGAACGCCGATGGGGACCAAAGATTGCCGCCCGCGGCATCTATCGCGATCCGGTGCGCTCCAGTCACGGTCACTTCGTCAAAGCCAGCGGCTTGCGCTGGCTGAGCTTCATGGTTCTTGCCCCAGTCCCATGGGCCAAATGCATCAAGGCCCTGCCAGTCTTGACGCTGTTATGCCCCTCGGAGCGCTACGATAAGAAAAGGGGACGAAAGCATAAACTGCTGACGGATTGGGCAAGGCAGGGCGTGCTGCAGCTCTGCCGATGGCTACCTGGTCGCGACATCATCTTTGTCGGAGACAGCAGTTTTGCGGTTCACACCCTGGCTGCGGCTCTTCCCCACAAAGCCATCCTCATCACACGCTTGCGCCTGGATGCAAGTCTGTTTGCTCCACCAGACCAACGGCACGAACACACGCTTGGGAGGCCTGCACAAAAGGGCATGCCACAGCCAAAACTGAAGACGATCCTGCACCATCCCAAAACCGTGTGGCAGCGCATTACCGCCTCAAGCTGGTACGGACGAGAAACGAACAAGAGCCTCGATATTACCTCTTCCACCGGGTTATGGTACCGGCGAGGAACGCCGCCAAAGCTAATTCGCTGGGTGTTGGTCCGAGACCCCTCAGGCCGCCGCGAACCGCAGGCGTTCATGAGCACCAATACCGATCTCGAACCAGCTCAGATCATTGCCTACTTCGTTCGGCGCTGGCAAATCGAGGTAACGTTCGCGGAAACACGCGCGCATCTGGGTATCGAAACCCAGCGCCAATGGAGCGGCAACGCTATCCTGCGCACGACACCTTCGCTTCTTGCCCTCTACAGTCTCGTCACGGTATGGGCCGGTGATGTTCTCAGCCAAAAAACGCGCCCCTACGCGGCCGCATGGTACAAGAAAACCGATCTGACATTCACAGATGCAATGGCTGCAGTTCGCCTGGTTTTGTGGAGTGACGATCTTTATCGACACTCACCGTCAAACCCGGAAATGCATAAAATACCTCCCGGACGGCTTCAGCGCATGGCCCAGGCTCTTTGCTTCGCCGCATAA
- the tnpB gene encoding IS66 family insertion sequence element accessory protein TnpB (TnpB, as the term is used for proteins encoded by IS66 family insertion elements, is considered an accessory protein, since TnpC, encoded by a neighboring gene, is a DDE family transposase.) translates to MLDPFNSALYVFRSKRKDRVRIVWWDGSGVCLYSKVIEGNGFCWPAATAARIRLDHAQLMALLAGMDWKKIRSATIRRPLSTG, encoded by the coding sequence GCCCTTTACGTGTTCCGTTCCAAACGGAAGGACCGTGTCCGGATCGTGTGGTGGGATGGCAGCGGGGTCTGTCTCTATTCGAAAGTTATCGAAGGAAATGGCTTTTGCTGGCCGGCAGCGACGGCGGCGCGCATCCGTCTGGATCATGCCCAGCTCATGGCCCTACTGGCCGGAATGGATTGGAAGAAGATCCGCTCGGCGACAATCAGGAGGCCGCTTTCGACGGGTTGA
- a CDS encoding glycosyltransferase: MRVAHFSTSLSRSAGGLYYSVSGLTKSLAELDVDVCVFGGTDQFYDEDKPIWEDLHLSTFASKKGSYGFNPSVLRQLKLFKPDILHVHGIWSAASIYALLTEARGVPVVVSPRGMLDPWIVGRRRSVKALHAFLLERPVLKKAHIHALSDSEYESVIKFMPSARERTFIIPNGIASDKTLESTALGRKRGALYLGRLHPKKQVLELITAWNALPQSSANQLTIAGWGEPEYEKAVRELVAGTPNVQFIGSAYGDEKDKLLATSQYFVLPSLSEGLPMAVLEALQQGCIPILTEECNLPELFDVGVAIRIKKDFSDFDEILPDVLSRGGDNLTKMAYKALHCSERYHWSHIARQMLDKYIGILAK, translated from the coding sequence ATGAGAGTAGCGCATTTTTCGACGTCGCTTTCGCGAAGTGCAGGAGGCTTATATTACTCAGTCTCCGGCCTAACGAAGTCCTTGGCAGAGCTGGACGTGGATGTTTGCGTATTTGGCGGGACAGATCAATTTTACGATGAGGACAAACCTATATGGGAAGATCTACATCTATCGACGTTCGCTTCAAAAAAGGGTTCGTATGGATTTAACCCGTCAGTACTTAGACAACTTAAATTATTTAAACCCGATATACTTCACGTTCACGGTATATGGTCAGCCGCTTCCATCTATGCGCTATTAACAGAAGCGCGGGGCGTTCCTGTAGTTGTTTCTCCGAGAGGCATGCTTGATCCGTGGATAGTTGGCAGGCGAAGATCAGTTAAAGCCCTCCATGCGTTCTTGTTGGAAAGGCCTGTCTTAAAGAAAGCGCATATACATGCCTTGAGCGATTCGGAGTATGAATCTGTCATAAAGTTCATGCCTTCCGCCCGCGAGAGAACATTCATAATACCCAACGGAATTGCATCAGATAAGACGCTTGAGTCAACTGCCTTAGGACGTAAGCGGGGGGCCCTGTACTTGGGTCGGCTTCATCCGAAGAAGCAGGTTTTGGAGCTGATCACCGCTTGGAATGCGCTACCTCAGAGTTCCGCTAACCAATTGACTATTGCTGGTTGGGGCGAGCCCGAGTACGAGAAGGCGGTAAGAGAACTTGTGGCGGGAACCCCCAACGTGCAGTTCATCGGGTCTGCATATGGGGACGAGAAGGACAAGCTACTCGCGACATCCCAATATTTCGTATTGCCTTCGCTTAGCGAAGGCTTGCCAATGGCTGTACTCGAAGCGCTACAACAAGGGTGCATCCCAATATTAACTGAAGAGTGTAACTTACCAGAGCTTTTTGATGTCGGTGTCGCCATTCGAATTAAGAAAGATTTTAGTGATTTTGATGAAATACTGCCTGATGTACTTTCGCGTGGCGGTGATAATCTTACAAAAATGGCATACAAAGCGCTTCACTGTTCGGAAAGATATCACTGGAGCCATATCGCTCGCCAGATGCTCGATAAGTACATAGGCATACTGGCGAAGTAA
- the tnpC gene encoding IS66 family transposase, whose product MMFSASDLPDDVDALKAMIVAMSAEGAAARAEITRLEALKKDTDERIATLTAIVKVLQRAQKGTRSERLRLGIDDDQIDFAFEEVETGLATIDSELDQLRKDKPKREARPRKGFAAHLERIEEVIEPEIPEECQGLEKVLIGEDRSERLDVIPPKFRVIVTRRPKYAFRGRDGVLQALAPAHIIEAGLPSERLLAYIAVSKYADGLPLYRQETIYLRDSVVLSRSLMAQWMGHLGFELKILADYILERIKAGERVFADETTLPTLVPGSGKTMTAWLWAYARDDRPFGGSGPPMVAYRFEDSRGGRCVARHLSGFNGILQVDGHGAYTSMVKEQVKAGSNETITLAGCWAHVRRKFYELHVGGINHAATASVKAMSELWKVEDEIRGKDANIRAAARQERSAAIVANLFDIWEKELAKVSGKSKTAEAIRYAMTRRQSLERFLGNGRIEIDSNIVERAIRPQTITRKNSLFAGSEGGGNTWATIATLLQTAKMNNVDPLAWLTQTLVRMANGWPAQDIDALMPWNFESSGVG is encoded by the coding sequence ATGATGTTCTCTGCTTCGGACCTTCCTGACGACGTTGATGCACTCAAGGCGATGATCGTCGCCATGAGTGCAGAAGGCGCCGCTGCCCGAGCGGAGATCACCCGGCTTGAGGCATTGAAGAAAGACACTGACGAGCGGATCGCCACCCTCACTGCGATTGTGAAAGTTCTACAGCGTGCTCAGAAAGGCACCCGCTCAGAACGGCTTCGGTTGGGAATCGACGATGATCAGATCGACTTTGCGTTCGAGGAGGTCGAAACCGGCTTAGCGACGATCGACAGCGAGCTCGACCAGTTACGGAAAGACAAGCCGAAGCGGGAGGCTCGCCCGCGCAAAGGCTTTGCCGCTCATCTCGAGCGTATCGAGGAGGTCATTGAACCTGAAATCCCTGAAGAGTGCCAAGGGTTGGAAAAGGTTTTGATCGGCGAAGACCGATCCGAGCGGCTCGATGTCATCCCACCGAAGTTTAGGGTTATTGTCACCCGCAGACCTAAATACGCGTTTAGGGGCCGTGACGGCGTGCTGCAGGCTTTGGCACCTGCCCATATCATCGAAGCTGGCCTGCCGAGCGAACGGCTCCTGGCCTACATCGCCGTATCCAAATACGCCGACGGCCTTCCGCTCTACCGTCAGGAAACAATCTACCTGCGCGACAGCGTGGTACTGAGCCGCTCCTTGATGGCTCAATGGATGGGACATCTCGGCTTCGAGCTCAAGATCCTGGCCGATTACATCCTGGAGAGGATTAAAGCAGGTGAAAGGGTCTTTGCCGACGAAACGACATTGCCGACCCTGGTGCCTGGTTCGGGAAAAACAATGACGGCATGGCTGTGGGCCTATGCACGTGATGATCGGCCGTTCGGGGGATCAGGGCCACCAATGGTCGCCTACAGATTTGAAGACAGCAGAGGTGGGCGCTGTGTGGCCCGTCACCTGAGCGGCTTCAACGGCATTCTCCAGGTTGATGGGCACGGCGCCTATACGAGCATGGTCAAAGAGCAGGTCAAGGCCGGCAGCAACGAAACCATCACGTTGGCAGGGTGCTGGGCGCATGTCAGGCGCAAATTCTACGAACTCCATGTGGGGGGTATCAATCACGCCGCGACAGCCTCGGTGAAGGCGATGAGCGAGTTGTGGAAGGTCGAGGACGAGATCCGGGGAAAGGATGCCAACATCCGTGCTGCCGCACGACAAGAGCGGTCTGCGGCCATTGTCGCCAACCTTTTTGACATCTGGGAAAAGGAGCTCGCGAAAGTTTCTGGCAAGTCCAAGACCGCGGAAGCGATCCGCTATGCAATGACCCGCCGACAATCTCTGGAACGCTTTCTCGGTAACGGCCGCATCGAGATTGACTCCAATATCGTCGAGCGCGCAATCCGTCCCCAAACGATCACACGCAAGAATAGTCTATTTGCCGGAAGCGAAGGCGGTGGCAACACATGGGCCACGATCGCCACGCTTTTGCAGACAGCTAAAATGAACAACGTCGATCCGCTCGCCTGGCTGACACAGACCTTAGTTCGCATGGCCAACGGATGGCCCGCGCAGGATATCGACGCTCTGATGCCGTGGAACTTCGAGTCGAGCGGGGTCGGCTAA
- a CDS encoding SGNH/GDSL hydrolase family protein — MYSYFIRLLIGLTTLLAISGTLSAQEVCDWPPAPAAKAKLAAQPPPMPTSFPVVGGAGAKPELIFLGDSLTKGAGATNQSLAFPAITLGSLDGERRAYRVLALGGHKSTIITNLFLKERIPKKSVVIAWVGRNNFDDFDGVTRDISRISAFLGDRNYLFLAILRAGNKKEAAGTPRGEQLTHVNEWLKKIYPDNFIDVNEEIKCDDRADPVHLNDKGYAKVAAKVARVLMAKGW, encoded by the coding sequence ATGTATTCGTATTTTATTCGTTTATTGATTGGTTTAACAACACTTTTGGCAATTTCGGGCACCTTATCGGCTCAAGAAGTATGCGATTGGCCTCCCGCTCCCGCAGCTAAGGCTAAATTAGCAGCTCAACCACCTCCGATGCCCACTAGTTTTCCAGTTGTCGGTGGAGCAGGCGCAAAACCTGAACTGATTTTCCTTGGCGACAGCTTAACAAAGGGGGCGGGGGCTACAAATCAATCCTTGGCATTCCCGGCGATAACGTTGGGTTCTCTGGACGGGGAGCGAAGGGCGTATAGAGTATTAGCTCTTGGTGGACACAAATCGACTATAATAACAAACTTGTTCTTGAAAGAACGAATTCCAAAAAAATCTGTTGTAATAGCTTGGGTTGGAAGAAATAATTTTGACGATTTTGACGGAGTTACGCGTGATATATCAAGAATATCTGCATTTCTTGGCGATAGAAATTATCTATTCCTAGCAATACTGAGGGCGGGTAATAAAAAAGAGGCCGCGGGGACGCCTCGTGGCGAGCAACTAACCCACGTCAACGAATGGCTGAAGAAAATCTATCCAGATAATTTTATCGATGTGAATGAAGAGATCAAATGTGATGATCGGGCAGATCCGGTTCACCTTAATGACAAAGGTTATGCAAAGGTTGCAGCCAAAGTGGCCCGCGTTCTGATGGCGAAAGGATGGTGA
- a CDS encoding TIR domain-containing protein: MEVLKIPPFPSRALVIASANVLRAVGHSGFNALRLEWNLDDTDAGSGGSVADRATSLATYALKDPELRTPEGISLQSAIVAKAGEIYREGYMNNIGEKERLAFKKHSSEAGTMNDVSESGMLELGDTIGHVEIANVEGRPNDIVRVRPAISRSNKVFIVHGHDEGAIYKLARFLENMKLEVIILKERPNQGRTIIDRFEDCANEVGFAVGDVKCATAFWCCRLRRQRRRLRTMVSSRHSFLWQSLRSRHAGFRAAARQLRSDQQIHHLPCKSPDKTGNLLAYAASLKIHPIKWGRDGAYCGSVPSPAPCRYQ, encoded by the coding sequence ATGGAGGTTCTGAAAATTCCACCATTTCCATCGAGGGCTTTGGTGATCGCTTCAGCCAATGTACTCAGAGCGGTAGGTCATTCCGGCTTCAATGCCCTGCGATTGGAATGGAATCTTGACGACACTGATGCTGGTTCAGGTGGCAGCGTTGCCGATCGAGCGACCTCATTGGCCACCTATGCATTGAAAGATCCTGAGCTTCGAACCCCTGAAGGTATTTCGCTTCAGTCTGCGATCGTCGCCAAAGCAGGAGAGATCTATCGTGAAGGGTATATGAACAACATCGGGGAGAAAGAGCGGCTTGCGTTTAAAAAGCATTCGAGCGAAGCTGGCACGATGAACGATGTTTCAGAAAGCGGTATGCTGGAACTCGGCGACACCATTGGTCACGTCGAAATTGCCAATGTCGAAGGCCGGCCAAATGATATAGTTCGAGTAAGGCCAGCGATATCTAGATCTAACAAAGTGTTCATCGTACACGGCCACGACGAGGGAGCGATTTATAAGCTCGCTCGGTTCCTCGAGAATATGAAGCTTGAGGTAATCATCCTCAAGGAAAGGCCAAACCAAGGCCGAACCATTATCGATAGATTCGAGGACTGTGCAAACGAGGTCGGTTTCGCCGTTGGCGACGTCAAGTGCGCGACGGCATTCTGGTGCTGCCGTTTGCGGCGGCAACGACGCCGTCTCCGCACGATGGTATCGAGCCGGCATTCGTTCCTGTGGCAATCGCTGCGGAGCCGCCACGCCGGTTTCCGCGCCGCGGCTCGACAACTTCGTAGCGACCAACAAATCCATCATCTGCCATGCAAATCTCCAGATAAAACTGGAAACCTTCTCGCATACGCAGCAAGCCTCAAAATACACCCAATCAAATGGGGCCGAGACGGCGCTTACTGCGGCTCTGTTCCCTCGCCTGCTCCATGCAGGTATCAGTGA
- a CDS encoding ATP-binding protein, with translation MMIPRPQIETALESAVARAPVVALIGARQVGKTTLARKLTDRVQGTIYLDLERIADRRRLEDAEAFLQAQVGHLTVLDEVQRLPELFAELRGIVDDRRAGGERSRQFLLLGSASLDLIQQVSETLAGRIVYLEMPPIGAEEAVAASIDIDRLWLRGGFPDSLTAITDEDSYLWRQAFVRSYLERDVPMFAPRMPATTIGRLWTMLANGQGNTLNSARLAQGLGVSAPMIGRYVDLLVDLMLVRLLHPWSGNLGKRLVKSPKIYVRDSGLVHALLEIGTLNQLLGHPVVGPSWEGFVIETLINVAGPDVTPLFYRTADGAEIDLVFEQAGRAKVAIEVKRASAPHAERGFFVACDDLEIENRIVVGAGTEDYPAKGGVKVRTLLSAVNEVREILKSPFVKAG, from the coding sequence ATGATGATACCCCGACCTCAAATCGAGACTGCCCTTGAGAGCGCTGTGGCGCGCGCGCCCGTCGTCGCCCTGATCGGGGCGCGTCAGGTTGGCAAGACCACCCTCGCACGCAAGCTCACAGATCGAGTACAAGGCACAATTTATCTCGATCTGGAGCGCATAGCAGACCGCCGCAGGCTAGAAGATGCCGAAGCATTCCTCCAGGCCCAGGTCGGGCATCTGACCGTGCTGGATGAGGTGCAGCGACTACCTGAACTGTTTGCCGAACTGCGCGGGATCGTAGACGACCGGCGCGCCGGGGGAGAGCGATCCAGGCAATTTTTGCTGCTGGGGTCCGCGTCTCTGGACCTGATCCAGCAGGTATCGGAAACCCTAGCAGGCCGGATTGTCTATCTCGAGATGCCGCCAATCGGAGCGGAAGAGGCTGTCGCGGCCTCCATCGACATCGACCGGTTGTGGCTGCGCGGCGGTTTCCCCGACAGCCTGACCGCCATCACCGATGAGGACAGCTATCTCTGGCGCCAGGCCTTCGTCCGTAGCTACCTTGAACGCGATGTCCCGATGTTTGCGCCTCGCATGCCGGCCACAACGATCGGACGCCTTTGGACGATGCTCGCCAACGGGCAAGGGAATACACTGAACAGCGCCCGGCTCGCCCAGGGCCTGGGCGTATCCGCACCGATGATCGGCCGGTATGTTGATCTCCTTGTCGATCTCATGCTGGTTCGCCTTCTCCACCCATGGAGCGGCAATCTCGGCAAGCGCCTTGTAAAGTCGCCAAAGATCTATGTCCGAGACAGCGGGCTCGTCCACGCCCTCCTGGAGATCGGCACGCTCAACCAACTCCTGGGCCACCCGGTGGTCGGACCGAGCTGGGAGGGATTTGTGATCGAGACGCTGATCAACGTGGCCGGACCTGATGTGACACCTCTGTTCTACAGGACAGCCGACGGCGCCGAGATCGACCTGGTGTTTGAACAGGCCGGCAGAGCGAAAGTGGCGATCGAGGTCAAGCGCGCCAGTGCTCCGCACGCCGAGCGCGGTTTCTTCGTAGCCTGTGACGATCTTGAAATCGAGAACAGGATTGTTGTCGGCGCTGGCACCGAAGATTATCCGGCGAAGGGCGGCGTCAAGGTGCGTACATTGCTGTCGGCAGTCAACGAGGTTCGCGAAATCCTGAAATCGCCCTTTGTCAAAGCTGGATAG